A genomic segment from Peribacillus sp. ACCC06369 encodes:
- a CDS encoding GNAT family N-acetyltransferase, giving the protein MEHIELFGKHVILTPMMDHHIEPIYAASLSSEIWKWSATKILSYEEAISYVKEGIRAREQELHHPFVVIDQANDAIVGSTSLRNIQFDNQSLEIGATWYHPDKWRTAINTECKYLLLKHAFEKWHMKRVEFRTDELNKRSRAAIARLGALEEGILRMEKKLQDGRIRNTVVYSILEHEWPCVKKNLEAFLEK; this is encoded by the coding sequence ATGGAGCATATCGAATTATTCGGGAAACACGTGATACTCACCCCAATGATGGATCATCATATCGAACCGATTTACGCCGCTTCCCTGTCATCTGAAATATGGAAATGGAGCGCCACAAAGATCTTGTCATATGAAGAGGCGATTTCCTATGTAAAGGAAGGAATTCGGGCTAGGGAACAAGAACTTCATCATCCGTTTGTCGTAATCGATCAGGCTAACGATGCGATAGTTGGCAGCACTAGCTTAAGAAATATTCAATTTGATAATCAATCTCTGGAAATCGGTGCGACTTGGTATCATCCCGACAAATGGCGAACAGCCATAAACACAGAATGTAAGTACCTGCTATTGAAGCATGCTTTTGAAAAGTGGCATATGAAACGGGTTGAATTCAGGACGGACGAATTGAACAAAAGATCACGTGCAGCAATAGCTAGGCTCGGCGCACTTGAAGAAGGCATTTTACGGATGGAGAAAAAACTGCAAGATGGAAGGATAAGGAATACGGTGGTTTACAGCATCCTCGAGCACGAATGGCCCTGTGTGAAAAAGAATTTGGAAGCTTTTTTGGAAAAATGA